The Longimicrobium sp. genome includes a region encoding these proteins:
- a CDS encoding sigma-70 family RNA polymerase sigma factor has translation MLDREAAEALFLKHLGWIDKVASMACSNHGVWGDDAEDFAAWVRMKLMEDDYAVVRRFLGNSELKTYLASVVMRHFVNFDRAQRGRWRPSAAAERLGAPAVDVERLVRRDGYTLQQAGEKLRTAGRTTLSDAELARLLDQVPERPPLRPVMGEPATGLDAAPGASRADDRVLEAEADSRRAEMLGVLGTAMEQLELEEQLIVQLHFAEGQTVADVARALRLEQKPLYRRVERLRARLRALLEGAGLGGDDVRGLLYEVDAP, from the coding sequence ATGCTTGACCGCGAGGCCGCCGAGGCGCTCTTCCTGAAGCACCTCGGCTGGATCGACAAGGTCGCCTCCATGGCCTGCAGCAACCACGGCGTCTGGGGTGACGACGCCGAAGACTTCGCCGCCTGGGTGCGAATGAAGCTGATGGAGGACGACTACGCCGTGGTGCGCCGCTTCCTCGGCAATTCCGAGCTCAAGACGTACCTGGCCTCCGTGGTCATGCGCCACTTCGTCAACTTCGACCGCGCGCAGCGGGGCCGCTGGCGTCCCTCGGCGGCGGCGGAGCGGCTGGGCGCGCCGGCGGTGGACGTGGAGAGGCTGGTGCGCCGCGACGGCTACACCCTGCAGCAGGCGGGGGAGAAGCTGCGCACCGCGGGCCGCACCACGCTCTCCGACGCCGAGCTCGCGCGCCTGCTCGACCAGGTCCCCGAGCGCCCGCCGCTGCGCCCCGTAATGGGAGAGCCGGCCACGGGGCTGGATGCCGCGCCGGGCGCCTCGCGCGCGGACGACCGGGTGCTCGAGGCCGAGGCCGACAGCCGGCGCGCGGAGATGCTGGGCGTGCTCGGGACGGCCATGGAGCAGCTGGAGCTGGAGGAGCAGCTGATCGTGCAGCTGCACTTCGCGGAGGGTCAGACCGTGGCCGACGTGGCCCGTGCCCTGCGCCTGGAGCAGAAGCCGCTGTACCGGCGCGTCGAGCGCCTGCGCGCCCGCCTGCGCGCGCTCCTGGAAGGCGCGGGGCTGGGCGGAGACGACGTGCGCGGCCTCCTCTACGAGGTCGACGCACCATGA